The genomic interval CAAGTGCCTCCGTGTCGTCAAAGCGACAAGCGCCTGTCTGGGGAGCAAGCCCCCAATGTTGGGGCTTCAACTGAGGAGTTTCTCCCCACCGACCAGCTTCCAGCACTCGACGGCCCCTCGGAACCAGGCGCTGGCACGCGCGCTGCTCATGACTCCGCCCGCTGGTACGGCGCAATCTCGCGCCGTTTCCCCCTCAACGGAGCTTTCCATGAAGACCGTGTTCGCCGCCGCCCTGCTCGCCGCCGCCACCGCGTTTGCCAACACCCCGGCTCCTGCCGCGGAGACCAAGCCGGCCGCCGCCGAGGTCAAGCCCGCCGCCGCCGCCGAGCCCAAGGCCGAGGAGGCCAAGCCGGCCGCCGACGCGAAGGCGGAGGCTGCTCCCGAGGCCAAGCCGGCCGCGAAGGGCAAGAAGGCTGGCAAGAAGGCGGCCCCCAAGGCCGAGACGGCCACCGAGACCAAGTAATCTCGGTTTTCTAGTTTCTGAAGGACGCGAGGGCGCTCTCCGAAAGGGGGCGCCCTCGTTGCATTCACGGGTCTGTTCAGCCCCGGACACTTCCCCAACGCCCCGTGAAGTCACGACTCATTCCCTGTGTCATCCATGCCCCGCATGGGTCATTGTCTCCCTGCGCAACTCTTGACTTTCAGCAAAGCTGGGATTTGACAGAAACACAGTAAACGCGCTTAATGCGACTTCAGAGGATGACAGTTCGTTCCAGATACACACGGAACTCATCGCGAAATCGCCATTTCTGGAGCCGCCCCCATGGTGGAAGCCTTCTCGAAGGTGTCCGAAGCATCGAAGCTCTTGTTGGAGAAGGGGCTCTGCGCCAGCACCGCCGTCGAGTGCCTGAGCATGGTGGGTCACGCGATGGGCGTGGACCGGGCGTACATCTTCGAGAACCGCACGCAGCAGACGTATGGCCGGTTCGTGACGGACCTGCGCTACGCGTGGGCCGAGCCGCCCACGGCGTCGGCGCTGGCCAACCCGGTGCTGCGCGCGTTCTCGTTCCGGGACTTCGCGCCGGGCTGGGTGGACATGCTTGAGGCGGGGATGGTGGTGGCATGCCCCACCCGTGACGCGCCGCCGATGATGCGCGATTTGCTGGAGCGCCAGGGGACCCAGTCCATCCTGCTGTGCCCGGTGAATCCCTCGCGGCAGCAGTGGTGGGGCGTGACGGTCTTCGAGGACTGCCACCGTCCCCGGGCGTGGAAGCCGGAGGAGGTCTCCCTGCTGAAGTCGCTGGCGCGCGCGGTGTCGGCGTCGGTGCGGCACGGGCAGATGCGCTCGTCGCTGGACCAGGTGCGCACCAGCCTCCGGGCCGCGGTGAGCCGCACGCCCGCCTCCGGACACTGACGGGCGGGCGTTGTCTGGCCGCACAGGGAGGGCTCAAGCGACCCATGGCTCGCATGAGCCACCTGTAGCAAGCGTTTCTGCTACCCTGGCGGCCCCCAGTTACTGCCATGTCCTCCATCGACCCGACGGCGATCAGCCGGCCCCGTTCTCCGGACCTCATCAGCGGCTACCGCCTTGAAAAGCTCGTGGGCACCGGAGGCATGGGAGAGGTCCACAAGGCCACCCAGCTCTCGCTGGGCCGCACGGTGGCGGTGAAGCTGCTCAACCCGGAGCTGGCCAAGGACCCGTCCTTCATCGCGCGCTTCCAGAAGGAGGCCGCGGCCCTCGCCGCGCTGAGCCACCCCCACGTCGTCTCCATCGTCGACAAGGGCAAGACGGACAGCACCTACTACCTGGTGATGGAGTTCGTGGATGGCCCGTCGCTGCGGGAGTTGATCCGCGCGCCGCAGCTGGACATGGTCGGCGCGCTGCGGCGGATGCTCGAAATCTGCCGGGCCATCGAGTACGCGCACGGCCGCGGCGTCATCCACCGGGACTTGAAGCCGGAGAACATCCTGCTGGACCAGCAGGCCGGCGGCATCGCGAAGGTGTCGGACTTCGGGCTCGCGTCGTTCCTGGATGATGCCAGCCCGTCCTCGCGCTACGCGCTGACGTCCACGCACGTGTCCATGGGCACGCTGTCGTACATGGCGCCCGAGCAGCGCGTGGACGCGAAGAACGCGGACGCGCGCGCGGACATCTTCTCGCTGGGCGTCATCCTCTACGAGTGGCTCACGGGCGAGGTGCCGCTGGGCACGTTCGACCCGCCGTCCCAGCGCAAGCCCGGGCTGGACGCGCGGCTGGACGGCATCGTCACCAAGTGCCTCAAGCCGGACCCGGAGGACCGCTACCCGTCGGTGGCGGCGCTCATCGCGGACCTGGAGATTCTCGTCCCCGGCAGCCTCCCGTCGCTCTTGCCCGTGAAGCAGACGCGCATGCAGCGCTTCAAGGCGGGCGTGCGCACGGTGGTGCGCGGCACGCTGCGAGTCGTCGCGGGCCTGATGGTGCTGGCGGCCAGCGGAGTGCTGGGCACGGCGTACTACCTGAGCGGAGAGCGCCGCGCGCCCACCGCGCCGGGCGCCGCCATCATGGCGTACCTGGGCGAGCCCAAGACGCAGCCCGTGCCGGGCCGCGAGGAGACCAGCGCCGAGCGCCGCAGGGTGACGTTGGGCGAGGGCCTGGCCGAGCAGAGCCTGGTGGTGGCGGGCCGTCCGGTGAGCCTGGAGGAGAAGACGCTCGTCTTCCCGTGGCACGAGGACACGCAGAGCGTGGGGCGCGTGCGCGTGGACGTCACGCGGCGGGACGGAGACATCCTCAGCCTCACCAGCCAGTTCTCCGTGGAGGCGCCGCCGCTCACGTGGGAGCGCCGCCTGCGCGACATGTTCAACCTGTACCAGCCCTCGGCGCCGCCCACCGTGGCGATGATGCTGCTGGGCACCACCGGCCGCTACGTGGCCCTGGTCCACAACGGCGTGGGCGAGCCCCTGCGGCTGGAGTGGGCGCTGGGCGAGCGCCGGGGCGCCATGCTGGGCATGGAGTCGCCCAAGACGGGGGACGTGACGCTGGAGCTGGCGGTGGACGCCGAGGGCCGGCTGGAGGCGTTCCTGGGCGCGGGCAAGGACCGCCGCGCCCTCTTCGAGCCCCTGGTGCTGGGCACCGGCTGGGTGGAGCAGTTCGGCGACGCGCCCTTCCCCGCATATGGCTGCCTGGAGGCCACCTGCCGCGTCTCCGGCATCACCTACGTGCTCAAGCAGTCCCCGCCGGGCGGGACGACGGCGCCCGTGCCCACCCCGCCGCTTCCGGTCGTGAAGACGGTGGCGACCGCCGCGGTGCCCGCCAAGGCCGTGGTGCCCAAGAAGGCTCCGCCCCCTCCTCCCCCCAAGAAGCAGCCGCCCAAGCCCGCTCCCAAGAACGGCAAGCGTCGCTAGTTCCGCCCCGGACGCCTCAAGAAGCGCAGGGGAATATGGCCAGTGACGGGGGATTGCACTATCCCTCGGTACTCCTATGCGCACCTTCCGCCGCGGCCTGACCGCGCTCGCACTCGTCGCCGGCCTCTCGGGCTGCTCTCACACCTCCTCCACCAGTGCCGCGCCCCGCGTGCTGGAGTCCGCCGCGGAGAAAGTCCAGTCCGGTTCGGACGAGGCGCGCACGTTGGCGTTCGCGGGGTTCCATGCGTACCTGCTCGGCGGGGACGCGACGCTCGCGCAGCAGCGCTTCGACGCGGCCATCGCGAAGGACTCGGGAGAGCCGTACGCGCTCATGGGCCAGCACCTGCTCGCGCGGCGCGCGGGCCGGCCGGACCGGGCACTGACGGCCGCGCTGCAGGTGCTGAAGCGCGCGCCCCAGCACCCGCTGGCGCTCATCGCCGCGCGCTACGCGCTGGACGCGGCGGGCACCGCGCCGCCGCTCGACGAGGCCATCCTGGAGGCCTCGAACGAGGCGCTCCGCGCGGGCGCCACGGCGGAGACGGCGTACCTGCTGCGCGGCACCCAGCTCTCCGTCGCGGTGGCGCGAGGCGACACGAAGGCGCGCGACGCGGCCCTGCGCGAGATGGGCGGCGTGTCCGAGGCCACGCTCGTGGGTCCTTTCTCGGCCCATCACGTCCTGTCGTGGGACGAGCCGTCGCCCATGAAGCAGGACGGCTCGCTGGCGGGCCCGTTCAGCGGCGCCTTCGGGGCCCTCACCCCGCGCAAGCTGCACGCGCCGGACGGACGGCTGGACCTGGCCGGTGAGCCCGTCGAGGGCGACGTCTACCTCATGGTCTTCGACGCGGAGGTGCCGGAGGCGGCCACCTATGTGGCGCGCTCGGTGAGCGCCGGCTCGCACCAGGTCGTGGTGGACGGCGCGCCGCTGCTGGCGCGCCGGGGCTGGGAGCGCACCGCCTCCGCCGTCACCCACCAGGCGCTGGAGCTGTCCCCGGGCAAGCACCGCTTCGTCATCCGCCAGCTCAAGGGCGCGACGACGGGTGTGCTGTCCTTCTCCTTGCTGCGCGAGGACGGCCGCCCCTCCAACATCCGCATCACCGCCGCCTCGGGCGCGGCGCCCGCGTCCTGGGGCAGCTCGCCCAAGCTGACCGACGCGCGCGGCATGTACTCCACCACGCAGAGCATGAGGGACGCGCTGGCGGGTGAGGCGGGCGAGCTGCTCGCCGTCGTGCTGGCGGCGCGGGATGGACTGTCGAGAGACGGCGACGGCGCGCGGCGGCTGGTCGCGGGCGTGGACGCCTCGACGCCGGCGCTCCTGGCGCTGCGCGCGGACCTGGCGGCGGCGGACCGGACGGTGCCCACCAAGGTGACGCGCGGCCGGGCCACGCGGGACCTGGAGGCGCTGTTGTCCAAGGACCCGGGCAACGTGGCCGCGCTGCTGCTGCGCGCGGACCTCTTCATGGACGACGGCCAGCCCGCCTCCGCGCTGGAGACGCTGAAGACGGCCAGCGAGGCCGTGCAGCCCCCGGGCTTCCCGCTGTTCCTCGCGCGGGCGCGCGCGGCGCTGACGCTGGACGTGGACGCGCTGGCGGAGGAGTCGCTGGAGGCGGCGCTGCAAATCCAACCCCGGCTGTGCGAGGCGCTGGCGCTTCAGTACAACCTGGCGCGGCGCCGTGACGCGGTGGAGCGCGCGGACGCG from Myxococcus stipitatus carries:
- a CDS encoding GAF domain-containing protein; translated protein: MVEAFSKVSEASKLLLEKGLCASTAVECLSMVGHAMGVDRAYIFENRTQQTYGRFVTDLRYAWAEPPTASALANPVLRAFSFRDFAPGWVDMLEAGMVVACPTRDAPPMMRDLLERQGTQSILLCPVNPSRQQWWGVTVFEDCHRPRAWKPEEVSLLKSLARAVSASVRHGQMRSSLDQVRTSLRAAVSRTPASGH
- a CDS encoding serine/threonine-protein kinase; the encoded protein is MSSIDPTAISRPRSPDLISGYRLEKLVGTGGMGEVHKATQLSLGRTVAVKLLNPELAKDPSFIARFQKEAAALAALSHPHVVSIVDKGKTDSTYYLVMEFVDGPSLRELIRAPQLDMVGALRRMLEICRAIEYAHGRGVIHRDLKPENILLDQQAGGIAKVSDFGLASFLDDASPSSRYALTSTHVSMGTLSYMAPEQRVDAKNADARADIFSLGVILYEWLTGEVPLGTFDPPSQRKPGLDARLDGIVTKCLKPDPEDRYPSVAALIADLEILVPGSLPSLLPVKQTRMQRFKAGVRTVVRGTLRVVAGLMVLAASGVLGTAYYLSGERRAPTAPGAAIMAYLGEPKTQPVPGREETSAERRRVTLGEGLAEQSLVVAGRPVSLEEKTLVFPWHEDTQSVGRVRVDVTRRDGDILSLTSQFSVEAPPLTWERRLRDMFNLYQPSAPPTVAMMLLGTTGRYVALVHNGVGEPLRLEWALGERRGAMLGMESPKTGDVTLELAVDAEGRLEAFLGAGKDRRALFEPLVLGTGWVEQFGDAPFPAYGCLEATCRVSGITYVLKQSPPGGTTAPVPTPPLPVVKTVATAAVPAKAVVPKKAPPPPPPKKQPPKPAPKNGKRR